aaagaagcaaaacGTTAAATAACAAGGTTAAAGGTTGGTGAATAACCTTTAAAGGTTCTGGGCATTCACGGCCCAAATAGTCATCCAAGGTCTCATCATTGTCTTCAAGATCATCTCCCCCAGTAAAGACCACAATCATATAATCAATAATTTTGCTTCCAAACAAAGTTTGCAAGCTACGCAAtgcagcttcttcttcttgtgaAAAGCGAGTCCTAACTGAGAAAACTACAACCACAGCATGGATTCCATCTTTCGCCAAATCAATACATCTGACAATTTCTTTGCCAACAAAGTCTGACTTTGCAGAAAAATCAAAAAGACCTGCAGTGGTGTGCCACACAAGTCAACACAGGGAGAAAGATTAGcttttgaaaactaaattcATTGATGCAACTACCCTATCCATCTGTCTCTCTATTCCAAGAAATGGACAGAATGTATATATTCAGATTGAATGTACAAAGAATACAAATTAGCAAGATTATACCAGGAGTGTCAATAACATTCACGACTTGACCATCTCTCAATACAGTTTTCTCCATTTCACAAGTACTCGTAACACCAGAGGAGCTTGTCCTGGACTTGAAGGCCTTTCTTCCAAGAATACTGTTTCCTGTTGCACTTTTTCCATTACCAGTACGTCCAACTAAGACCACAGTGCGAACAGCACTAGTCAGTGAAGCAAGCTCCCAGTCATCATCAATCGAACTTCCACCCATTATGCAAATCAGGAAACCTGAGCTGGCATCTAGTTATGTTAGTATATATAGTAAAAAAAAGTATGCTTCACATAAGGCATAAACGTGCAATGGAAAAAATCACGTTTGGACCAATGGAAAAATGTTTTTTACGACACCCACTGCATAAATGAATCCCTATTTCATGTAACCACAATTCCAAAACTCAGAAGTCATATCTCCGTTCTTTGATAGAAACAAAATTATGCGAATGACCCTTAATCAATACATCGTTTTTTATTCTGAGCAGAAGATAGTGATTTTGAAACATGGTCAATGAATTGTTTCCCTTTGGAATGGAAACTTTCTCAGCACCCAAAAGCCACACGTATTTCCATGGACTGGCAAGACATTCCATTAAGTTAAAAAATATTCGAagtaatcaaacaaacaaacataacaCAATTTTCGAACAATTATAGGGAGtcccaaataaataaattaaaaactacaactgAAACACCGACCCGATGTTCTAATTTCGTTCTTCTATTTTCGGCTAATACAAAGGCTGATTATGCTTCAAATATCAATATTAAttccatttaaaacaatttccaACCACTAAACATAGCATAGGAACCAAGACAGAAGCAAACAAATTTGTACGAATACATGTAGCAAATTATACGCAGtcccaaataaataaattaaaaacaactGAAACACCGACCCGATGTTCTAATTTCGGCTAATACGAAGGCTGATTATGCTTCACATATCACTATTAAttccatttaaaacaatttccaACCACTAAACAGAGCATAGGAACCAAGACAGAAGCAAACAAATTTGTACGAATACATCTAGCAAATTAAGCAAACGATCATCAAGTACTGCAATCTTCAAAGTAAATCTAATATATTTAATCATAATCATCGCAATTAAAGCTAGATGACTCCCCAGtcaacaaaataagaaacaatTAATCAAATCCAAAACCTGAATCAGCTAAATACGCTAAGAACACAGATCAGAAGCAGAAATACTTGGGATTTTCCGGGAAAACGAAAAGCCCCCAATAATGCACCAAATAAGTCTCGACTGGGCGCAGAGAGGCAAAACAAGCAGAAAGCGTAAACCTGGATTTTCCCGTAAACCAAACAAAAAGTAGAAATTTGGTtcgaaagagaagaagaatttGTTCAAGGGATTAGGAATTGGGAGATGACTTACTTGCAAAGGAAAAGAGTAGAGTCGCAATCGCCGACACAGTGGGGGAGATGATAAGTTCCCCAAGACTTGTTTACTTATTTATTATCGCCTGTATTTGTATAGGGACCCTTGGCGTTTGTGGGGCCCGCTAAAATTACAATCAACGGCCGAGATTGCACCCACGGTTTCCATGTTTATTGGGATTTGTTTTTTGTCAATtgtttttcggatttttaatttgtgttgcGGCCAATTTTataagaaagaggaagagaaaataatcttcgcaagaaaaaaaaaatatcttcaaATATGTAAATCATATGAGTTGTCATGTAAATAGAGTTTTACATCTCTAAAGACTAAACAAAATTGTCTTTATCTAACGAGAACAACTTATATAACACGAATACACTATTATATAGCATATTTATTAATATAAAAGagatttgtaaataaaaatttacacatATATTTATTTCATTTCCATGAAACCCACCATAAATAGT
Above is a window of Malus sylvestris chromosome 15, drMalSylv7.2, whole genome shotgun sequence DNA encoding:
- the LOC126603500 gene encoding immune-associated nucleotide-binding protein 9, whose amino-acid sequence is MGGSSIDDDWELASLTSAVRTVVLVGRTGNGKSATGNSILGRKAFKSRTSSSGVTSTCEMEKTVLRDGQVVNVIDTPGLFDFSAKSDFVGKEIVRCIDLAKDGIHAVVVVFSVRTRFSQEEEAALRSLQTLFGSKIIDYMIVVFTGGDDLEDNDETLDDYLGRECPEPLKDILTLCENRCVLFDNKTKDESKRVKQVENLLYLVNKVISQNGGRPYTDEIFAEVKKGAIKLRDQQEEVNSLKGYSKREISELKDQMQRAHDEQLKRITEMVESKLRETTMRLEQQLADEQAARLRAEENAQQAQLKSDDEIRKLREHLMKAEEELRKRGETKCVIL